One bacterium genomic region harbors:
- the efp gene encoding elongation factor P, with the protein MLDANQCRSGTKLLLDGELYTVVERRHHKPGKGGAFVRFKLKGIVSGKVIDHTVRAGSKMETADVTVQKMQYLYKQGDDFVFMDTDTYDQHTVEADLLGYSSNFLAENAEVEVTIYENKPIGVQLPQKMVFEIVVTIDNPNMGNTATNVTKDATIETGLTIQVPPFIKTGEKVQISTEDGSYVQRSS; encoded by the coding sequence ATGCTCGACGCCAACCAGTGTCGCTCAGGAACTAAGCTCTTGTTGGATGGAGAGCTTTATACGGTCGTCGAAAGAAGACACCACAAGCCGGGCAAAGGCGGCGCATTCGTGCGCTTCAAGCTCAAGGGGATCGTGTCGGGCAAGGTGATCGATCACACGGTGCGCGCCGGCTCGAAGATGGAGACCGCGGACGTCACGGTTCAGAAGATGCAGTATCTCTACAAGCAAGGTGATGATTTCGTCTTTATGGACACCGACACCTACGATCAGCATACGGTGGAGGCCGATCTGCTCGGCTATTCGTCGAACTTCCTCGCCGAGAATGCCGAGGTCGAGGTCACGATTTACGAGAACAAGCCCATCGGCGTCCAGTTGCCGCAGAAGATGGTCTTCGAGATCGTCGTGACGATCGACAATCCGAACATGGGCAACACCGCGACCAACGTGACCAAGGACGCGACGATCGAGACCGGCCTGACGATTCAGGTGCCGCCGTTCATCAAGACCGGAGAGAAGGTCCAGATCTCCACCGAAGACGGCAGCTACGTTCAGCGGTCGTCTTAG